The following proteins come from a genomic window of Nostoc sp. ATCC 53789:
- a CDS encoding Uma2 family endonuclease, protein MIAAKGNAPHLTPDEYFAWEATQLEKHEYINGEVYAMTGGSVNHGRIAIRFTAMFDSHLENTGCITGNSDVKVNIFGSNNYTYPDATVTCDDRDKTTTQYITYPCLIVEVLSASTEAYDRGGKFRMYRQNPVLIDYLLVSSTSIEIDLYHKNDAGDWLIINYKAGDAIELKSINLNFSIEQVYRGLTFEPGNGK, encoded by the coding sequence ATGATCGCAGCCAAAGGCAACGCCCCCCACCTCACCCCAGACGAGTACTTTGCCTGGGAAGCAACCCAACTGGAAAAGCACGAGTATATCAACGGCGAAGTTTACGCCATGACTGGCGGCAGCGTCAATCACGGTCGTATCGCCATCCGCTTCACCGCCATGTTCGACAGCCACTTAGAAAATACAGGTTGCATCACCGGAAATTCTGATGTCAAAGTCAATATCTTTGGCAGTAATAACTATACCTACCCAGATGCCACCGTTACCTGCGACGATCGCGATAAAACCACAACTCAATATATTACCTACCCCTGCCTCATTGTCGAAGTCCTTTCCGCCAGCACCGAAGCCTACGACAGAGGCGGCAAATTCCGAATGTACCGCCAAAACCCAGTCTTAATCGATTACCTACTAGTCAGTTCCACCAGCATCGAAATCGACCTGTATCACAAAAACGATGCAGGCGACTGGTTGATTATCAACTACAAAGCAGGCGACGCAATCGAACTCAAAAGCATTAACCTCAATTTCTCTATTGAACAAGTCTATCGCGGTTTAACCTTTGAACCAGGGAATGGGAAATAG